One genomic window of Camelina sativa cultivar DH55 chromosome 5, Cs, whole genome shotgun sequence includes the following:
- the LOC104789026 gene encoding uncharacterized protein LOC104789026, whose product MHIPLHSNINIDISQSDAYITTGGYNLRKPGFIQTSSEIVLGGAISPVSSIGGRQFEITILVWKDPRSGNWWLRIGTDLVGYWPRELFTTLGDHAGKIDWGGEIIDSESFGRHTKTQMGSGRFPQEGFGNASYFRNIQVVDHTCSFQPTPELFTQADTPYYDVKNLPRDELGTHFFYGGPGFGHTHSGVVSLSLSQFFL is encoded by the exons ATGCATATACCTTTGCATTCTAACATAAATATTGACATTTCACAGAGTGACGCATACATTACAACCGGAGGGTACAACCTTCGTAAACCTGGCTTTATTCAAACCAGCAGCGAGATTGTCCTAGGAGGTGCTATTTCTCCAGTATCTAGCATCGGTGGTCGCCAGTTTGAGATAACTATTCTGGTTTGGAag GATCCCCGAAGTGGAAACTGGTGGCTGCGGATAGGCACCGACTTGGTAGGATACTGGCCTAGGGAACTTTTCACCACTTTAGGCGATCATGCAGGGAAAATCGATTGGGGTGGAGAAATCATTGACTCAGAGAGCTTCGGACGACACACGAAGACGCAGATGGGCTCAGGGCGTTTCCCCCAAGAAGGGTTTGGAAACGCGAGCTATTTCAGGAACATACAAGTGGTTGATCACACTTGCAGTTTCCAGCCGACCCCTGAGTTGTTTACACAGGCAGATACTCCTTATTACGACGTCAAGAACTTGCCTAGAGATGAGTTGGGAACTCATTTCTTTTATGGCGGACCAGGATTTGGCCATACGCATTCAGGGGTCGTATCTCTTAGTTTGAGtcagttttttctttag
- the LOC104786226 gene encoding NK-tumor recognition protein-like: MDEVDKQQENPDGHEKLVNEGSAARTRPTSVEEIRLRRKRRESLEHVKEETVEAAQLLDNDLVDKASEIHDSEIGHDRSKNLRCEERVKDSSIKNEDAISSTREEKLEKTMKEDPVGAAQSPSKDLVEKVPDCHESKKGHDSSEKLRHEELVMDSSRKREEASSSPKEESLDMPMKDNPIEEVQLLHNYLVEKVSDYHSSEKGHDRSTKVRLEEYVKDSSRKKQDTITSSREEKPIAEDHVGAAQLLGNDIVEKVSDYHASERGHDRSKKVRREERVKDSSRKKEDATSSSREEKSMKEDHVSERGYDRSKKGRRDERVKDNSRKKEDATSSSREERVNKPMKEDPVRATQLLGNDLVEKFSDYHASEKGHDRSKKVRHEERVRDSSRKNKDAISSSREEKLLGKDLVEMVSDYHESEKGYDRSEKLRHEERVKESSRKKEVAVSSSREEKLDKPKKDEPASNRKRKAEGERSTAEPKLIKEDTKDRRGKKEETNSSCWEERRDKKMKKEDLAANRKREGEIPATEIKTMTDRDELGSKKRLRSLVVADLSRDESSIKPENGDNRKNQNGDHKKNREMDMSKRHDPAKVHSVEVSERWERREQPKSHQHDMREKRRRSRSRDHGQDKQKRSSPLPRAEKATSRHKRNHEGRSENAVKDRSGKHHCNDNENKVASTVNNKSRRYNASKSELGGYSPRKRREEASTKADSPPNLSSENKSAKWDLTPTVTAGTYSGSVFTGLQAATQTGYPVISEASLALLKPLMEAPFRMPPPRQTTSFDSVQLTESTRRMRRLYAENVPDSASEKSLIEYFNSYMLSSGSNHIKGSEPCISCIINKEKSQALVEFLTPQDASAALSLDGCSFAGSNLKIRRPKDYVEITNGELEKKEPATNAVSDNVEDSSNKIFIGGFPKAISSDMLLEIVSVFGPLKAYRFVSNNDLSQRCAYLEYTDGSVTLKACAGLNGMKLGGSVITAVCAFPDSSSLAVNENPPFYGIPDHAKPLLGKSKHILKLKNVVNSEDLTSLSKQEVKEILEDIRLECARFGVIKSINIVEHKSKDITASESSALLNLESTGSKEMNASVIQEKDEGSKKADDMADNVDLAEFVRPDSLIGEDKLCEPCSDTAAETNTQANEDQNSTEQDHCEKTVGESAQDEAENTQEVASARTVKTRWDAGDKIEEEQEQDPEDVFEPGCIFIEYGRPEATRDAAHSLHGRLYDNRIVKVEYVSKEFYQIRFPSG; encoded by the exons ATGGACGAAGTTGATAAGCAACAGGAAAATCCTGATGGACATGAAAAGCTGGTAAATGAAGGATCTGCTGCTCGAACAAGACCTACAAGCGTTGAGGAGATTAGGCTtaggagaaagaggagagagtcCTTGGAACATGTGAAGGAAGAAACTGTAGAAGCAGCTCAGTTATTGGATAACGATCTTGTTGATAAGGCTTCTGAAATTCATGACTCTGAGATAGGGCATGATAGATCGAAGAATTTGAGGTGTGAAGAGCGTGTTAAGGACAGTTCAATAAAGAACGAAGACGCCATTTCTAGTACTAGAGaagaaaaactagaaaaaacGATGAAAGAGGACCCTGTGGGAGCAGCTCAGTCACCCAGTAAAGATCTTGTTGAGAAGGTTCCTGACTGTCATGAGTCTAAAAAAGGGCATGATAGCTCCGAGAAACTGAGGCATGAAGAGCTTGTTATGGACAgctcaagaaagagagaagaggctAGTTCTAGTCCTAAAGAAGAAAGCCTAGATATGCCAATGAAAGATAATCCTATTGAAGAAGTTCAGTTACTGCATAACTATCTTGTCGAGAAGGTTTCTGACTATCATTCGTCAGAAAAAGGGCATGATAGATCCACGAAAGTGAGGCTTGAAGAATATGTTAAGGACAGCTCAAGAAAGAAACAGGACACGATTACTAGTTCTAGGGAAGAAAAACCAATTGCAGAGGATCATGTGGGAGCAGCCCAGTTACTGGGTAATGATATTGTTGAGAAGGTTTCGGACTATCATGCGTCTGAAAGAGGGCATGATAGATCCAAGAAAGTGAGGCGTGAAGAACGTGTTAAGGACagttcaagaaagaaagaagacgCCACCTCTAGTTCGAGGGAAGAAAAATCAATGAAAGAGGATCATGTCTCTGAAAGAGGGTATGATAGATCGAAAAAAGGAAGGCGTGACGAGCGTGTTAAGGACAactcaagaaagaaagaagacgCCACTTCTAGTTCTAGGGAAGAAAGGGTAAATAAACCAATGAAAGAGGACCCTGTTAGAGCAACTCAATTACTAGGTAACGATCTTGTTGAGAAGTTTTCCGACTATCATGCGTCTGAAAAGGGGCATGACAGGTCAAAGAAAGTGAGGCATGAAGAACGTGTTAGGGACAGTTCAAGAAAGAATAAAGACGCTATTTCTAGTTCTAGAGAAGAAAAGTTACTGGGTAAGGACCTTGTTGAGATGGTTTCTGACTATCATGAGTCTGAAAAAGGGTATGATAGATCCGAGAAATTGAGGCATGAAGAGCGTGTTAAGGAAAGTTCAAGAAAGAAGGAAGTGGCTGTTTCTAGTTCTAGAGAAGAAAAACTAGATAAACCAAAAAAGGACGAGCCTGCTTCAAATAGAAAAAGGAAAGCAGAAGGAGAGAGGTCTACAGCTGaaccaaaattaataaaagaagatACTAAGGATAGAcgaggaaagaaagaagaaactaatTCTAGTTGTTGGGAGGAGAGACGagataaaaagatgaaaaaggaAGACCTAGCTGCAAACAGAAAACGTGAAGGAGAAATCCCTGCAACTGAAATTAAAACAATGACAGATAGAGATGAGCTTGGTAGTAAGAAGCGTCTTCGAAGTCTAGTGGTGGCAGACCTTTCTCGAGATGAAAGTAGTATAAAACCTGAAAATGGAGACAATAGAAAGAATCAAAATGGAGATCATAAAAAGAATAGGGAAATGGATATGTCAAAGAGGCATGATCCAGCGAAAGTGCACAGCGTTGAAGTTTCAGAGCGATGGGAGAGAAGGGAACAACCAAAATCGCATCAACACGACatgagagagaaaaggagaagatCAAGAAGTCGAGATCATGGGCAGGACAAACAGAAAAGGTCATCCCCCTTACCAAGGGCTGAAAAGGCTACATCGCGTCATAAGAGAAACCATGAAGGGCGATCAGAAAATGCTGTTAAAGATAGATCGGGAAAACATCATTGTaatgataatgaaaataaaGTGGCAAGCACTGTAAATAACAAGTCTAGAAGGTATAATGCTTCCAAAAGTGAACTTGGTGGATATTCACCACGGAAAAGAAGGGAGGAAGCATCTACCAAGGCTGATTCTCCACCTAATCTTTCTTCTGAGAATAAAAGTGCTAAATGGGATCTTACACCTACTGTAACTGCTGGCACATACTCGGGCTCAGTTTTTACTGGTCTCCAAGCAGCAACTCAGACAGGATATCCTGTCATCAGTGAGGCTTCCTTGGCGCTTTTGAAGCCACTTATGGAGGCGCCTTTTAGGATGCCACCGCCAAGGCAGACCACTTCTTTTGATTCCGTTCAGCTGACCGAATCCACCCGACGTATGAGGAGACTTTACGCAGAAAATGTGCCGGATTCGGCCTCTGAGAAATCTCTGATTGAATACTTCAATAGCTATATGCTATCTTCAGGGTCCAATCACATAAAAGGAAGTGAACCATGTATTAGCTGTATT ATAAACAAGGAAAAAAGTCAGGCGCTAGTGGAGTTTCTTACGCCACAGGATGCCTCTGCTGCACTTTCCCTTGATGGTTGCTCCTTTGCGGGTTCAAACCTCAAAATTCGACGCCCTAAAGACTATGTCGAGATAACA AACGGTGAATTGGAGAAAAAGGAGCCAGCCACAAATGCAGTAAGTGATAATGTGGAGGATTCATCAAACAAG ATCTTTATTGGCGGATTTCCAAAAGCAATTTCATCTGATATG CTCTTGGAGATTGTCAGCGTCTTTGGACCCTTGAAAGCATACCGGTTCGTGAGCAACAATGATCTCAGTCAGCGATGCGCTTACCTAGAG TACACTGATGGATCTGTTACCCTCAAAGCTTGTGCTGGCCTAAATGGTATGAAGTTAGGTGGCAGTGTAATAACAGCCGTTTGTGCATTTCCAGATTCATCATCCCTAGCG GTAAATGAGAATCCACCATTCTATGGGATACCTGATCATGCAAAACCACTTCTTGGCAAGTCTAAGCATATTCTGAAGCTAAAAAATGTG GTTAACTCAGAAGATCTCACATCGCTTTCCAAGCAAGAAGTGAAAGAAATTTTGGAAGATATACGGTTAGAATGTGCCAG GTTTGGGGTAATTAAGTCGATAAACATAGTGGAACACAAGAGCAAAGATATCACTGCTTCTGAATCAAGTGCATTGTTGAACTTAGAATCAACTGGTTCTAAAGAAATGAATGCGTCAGTGATCCAGGAGAAAGACGAGGGATCCAAGAAAGCGGATGATATGGCAGACAATGTAGATCTTGCAGAGTTTGTCAGGCCAGACAGTTTGATAGGTGAAGACAAGTTATGTGAACCTTGCTCAGATACTGCTGCTGAGACAAACACGCAAGCAAATGAAGATCAAAACTCCACTGAGCAAGACCATTGTGAAAAGACTGTTGGAGAAAGTGCACAGGACGAGGCAGAGAATACACAAGAAGTAGCATCAGCGCGTACCGTGAAGACAAGATGGGATGCTGGTGACAAGatagaggaagaacaagaacaagacccAGAGGATGTGTTTGAGCCGGGTTGTATCTTCATTGAGTACGGAAGACCAGAAGCTACACGTGATGCAGCCCATTCGTTACACGGAAGGCTATACGATAATCGGATTGTGAAAGTGGAATACGTTTCTAAAGAGTTTTACCAAATCAGGTTCCCAAGTGGGTAA